From the Eschrichtius robustus isolate mEscRob2 chromosome 3, mEscRob2.pri, whole genome shotgun sequence genome, the window gcagcttcccattagctatctattttacacatggtagtgtatacatgtcaatgttactctctcacttcttccagcctccccttccccccatgtgtcctcaagtccattacctacatctgtatctctattcctgccctgccactaggttcatcagtaccattttcctagattccatatatatgcattaatatatggtatttgtttttctctttctgactaacttcactctgtatgacagactctaggtccgtccacctcactacaaatgactcagtttcatccctttttatggctgagtaatattccattttgtatatatatatatatatatatatatatatatatatagcaaattttctttatccattcatctgttgatggacatttaggttgcttccatgtcctggctattgtaaatagtgccttgAACTATTTATAATGAACTATTAATAATGAGCATTGTagcacatgtctctttttgaattatggttttctcagggtataatgcccagtagtgagattgctgggtcatatggtggttctatttttagctttttaaggaacctccatactgttctccatagtggctgtatcaatttacattcccaccaacactgcaggagggttcccttttctccacaccctctccagcatttattgtttgtagattttttgatgatggccattctaactggtgtgaggtgatacctcactgtggttttgatttgcatttctctaatggttagtgatgttgagcatcctttcatgtgtttgttggccatctgtatatcttctttggagaaatgtctatttaggtcttctgcccatttttggattgggttgttcgtttttttgatattgagctgcatgagctgcttgtatattttggagattaatcttttgtcagttgcttcgtttgcaaatattttcttccattctgagagttgtttCTATTATATAAAGCAAGGGTCTGCAAACTATGGCTTCTGAGTGCCACCTGTTTTTGAAAACAATGCATTCTGGGAACATAGCCATGCCCACCCATTTATGTATCATCAATGGCTGCtttatggcagagttgagtagttgagtCAGAGACCATATGGCTCACAAAGCCATGAATAGTTACTATCCCATCTTGTACAGAAAAGTTAGCCAACCTTGGCTATATAAACTAGAACCTTATTTTTTTggtgaaaaactttaaaaaatcagaaatgtaaaGTTCAGTGATGCATAATTTATTTCCAGATTGAAAATAATTCTCAATTGCTTTAAGAAACTTCAACCACATACCTAGGGCTTTTGACAATTGTGATAAAGTCTATACTAAGTAATATCAAGAGCATTACTTTACtggtcaaaaaaaataaaaaacaacccaTATTCTCTTGGGGGAAAATAAGCAGGCTTTCAAGTATGACTCTTAAGAATTGGGAAAAGATAGCCTAAACTATAGGGTTATAAATGATCTAATAATTAATTTAGCTCAGTTTTCTAACACATTATCAGTCATCATTTCAAGTTCACCTTTGCAAATTATAAATTGCTACAAACACACAATGTATAATTGTCATCATGTTACTATGTTTAGTCCAGGGTCACTTACCTAAAGTTCTAAAGAGTCCCATTAAAGTTATAATCTGAACTGAGCAAGAAGGGAAAGTTTCCTTCTTTAGCCCATTTATTTATGATCCAACTGATACTCATGCTAATGGTTTCTTCCATCTTCCTATGGAAATTCTGTAGAGCTTCTAGATCACTATATAAGGTGATTTGCTTTAGCTTGGAATTCACCAGTAAGCATTGCCCATTCCCAGTGTCCAGGAATCACATCATTGCTGACAGAATATGCAGTCTTGAAACAATGGGACACTGTATACTGTCTTCACTAAGAAGCTAGAATGGTTGTCCCTGATATTGGAACTTGTGGTGCACTTGGCCAAACCCATGACCAACTATGTCCCAAGACTTTAACCTAAGACTTTGCTCAGTATCCACTTGTCTAACTCATAGTCATCTGGAAGAAGAAGCTCCTGGGTGGTACCAGGTTATGATACCTCCTGGGTTGGCACAGAGGTAAAATGCATCTTGTTACACAGTTTACAATATTGTGAGGAAGATGGACATGATTTCAATTATAGTACTGCATGTCTTTGCGAATATTTAGTATAATAAAACTGTGAAATCTAAATATTATCAAGTGTGGtgacatttttcttaattttaaactgCTTGAGTAATGCCTCTGATAAGAGTGACCAGGAAAGCTCTATTTTTTAGTTCTTTAGCTTAGGCAACATTGCTGCCTTGGTTTGTTCATCTTCTTCTGGAGATTCTGTATTTCATTATGAAGTCGTCTGTTCTCTTCTTGGAATCCTTCCTGTAGTAGTCGGGCCTGTTCCTAAAAAAGTACAAATGGAGACTGAATAACGTGTCACATTAAGTAAATCCCTAACTTCTTTCTAGTTTCTACattcatagattttttaaaaaatatttaatttcttcttgAAATTTTCTCTACCATTAATTTCATTATACTTTCTCTTGGGCCTTCTAGCTCTGTGATTACTTTTTCTGAGTCTCCTTGAGTCAAGAAAGATTTGGGACTTATATCTCCCAATATGTTGATGAACCTAAATTACcagtattaatttttttgttccaTTAATTGTACACAACCTTTGTCGGCAATCTTAATGAAATGTCTGGCTTCAGATCTTATCTATGCATTATGTTtttttatgcacacacacacaacacacacacaataaatgaaGAATTTTCAAAATCTGATGCAGTATCTGAATCTCAGATCAGGGAATTTGATCTAAGCTTCCACAACTTGGTGGCAGGGGGAGCAAAATACAGGTAAGGGAATCAGGGCCCCAGACAGACCATACTGGATTTCTGCACATAATTCCCAACTCAACACATACTAGGAGCACGACAAAGAAAACAGGTAGGAGTGATAGACTGACACAATGGTGTGAGAGTTGAGTCCTTCTGCTTATGAAGGTTCTCTTAGAGCTAAAAGCTGTGACAGAAGAAAAATTCATGGATTCCTCTAACTGGTGAAGACTGTTCAGATATCTTCCCTAGCATTGTGGCCCTATAAAAACTATTTAGTCTTGTCTGAACCTCTGTTTCGTCTCCTAAGTAATATGGACATAGCAGCTCTTGCTTCGTATAGTACTAAGCAAGAGATATGGATAAGACTTTTTTATAATGTCTAGCAGATAATAGCTACCATGATTGGCAGATATAGTGATAATGGACTGGGTGTGGCATAACtgcaaataaaatcttttaacaaCCAGACATTGTAGGGGCCAGTTCAGGCTGGCAGATAGGGATTGAAAAGTACAAGTGGGCAAGCAAGGTCCTTTTCTGGGCTTCATGTTTTCACTGCCATGCCAAGTTTGTGAACAGGGAGTGTGGAGAGAAAACAGAATAACAGGAGCCTCAAGGTGATGCAATTAAATACCTGAAGTTTGAGAGAGAGAGTTCTCTCTTGCTCTTCCAGCAACTGAGCCctatctctctccatcttcttAGTCAGTTGTTGCACATGTTCCTGAtaactcttttctttctgttccatcATCTGCTGattctttatttgcatttcctccAGCATTTTTGCTGCAGCCTGTGCGGATTCAGCTTTCACACGTTCCACTgtcaggaggaaaaggaaaaagaaaaatgaatgtggGTGACCATGTTGCTTCTTTCTTCCATGTACACTTAACCTGTCACTGTTGCTACTGACTGTGTATGCCCTACTCAAAAATGACTTTAGTGAGTAAGAGGCATCTTTTCTCATCTTGCTATAGTTTAAGGATCCTAGGTTCACCCAGCCGAATTAATTAGAACTTTTAAGCGCTTTCAAGGCTGTCTAGTCTCTTGACTCGCTCCTCACCTTCAATcaacttttccttctctgagagAGTCTGGTCTGTCTGTAGAATTGCACCACTCACAGACTCCTTGGACTTCAAATATTCCTGAAGAATTTCTTCAGCCTAGGACCCAGAAAAAAATGGGGTTAGTAATAGGAAATGGCTGTAAGCACTTATTCCTATTTTCCCACCATCTTTCCCTCTAGGAATTGCTCCTCTTGGTCCTGGCATGCCTGGTAGTCAAGATTCCCTGTCACTGGGGTGAGCACATGCTCCAGGCTGGCCAAGCATGACAGCTTCTTGAGCAGAATCCTTTATAAGGGattgatatagatataaatagtgATTCTCTGTTCTTTTAGACTGAGGGCTCTAATTTTGGAGCTGTTGGTACTGTGGTCTCATATGGGGTGAACTTGTTGGAGAATGAAGCCATCATTGAGAAAGCAGATCAGaaaaagggatggagggagggaagtgtGAGGTTGAGGGGAGGACCATGCAGAGAGATAAATGATGACATTATTTGAAATTTTGGATACATCTGATAATCCAATTTGTAACTCAGTTGTTAATTGAGTGCACTCTTTTGGATGAGCACATAGGATATATCTGGTATAACAGGCTCCCTGTATGTGTTTATTAGATGAGAGTATGAATGCTGTCAGTCCTGTAATTGCGCATCTGTGTGCAATACGCTTGGTCATGTTGTTTCAAGGAACACGTCAGcaacttcccagaatcaattttggTTACCTGTATTCCCTTCCTGGGCTCCTGAAGATACTTTTTCTTCAGCTCTTGTATCTTTTCAATGAAGAGGCGATAGCCTCCTGGTTTAGAATAAATCCCCTCTTTCACACCTTCTTCTAGAGGACTGAAAATATCCTTAAGTAAAGCTGAGCAATGATCTGATGATGCTTTAAGATTCTTGTTACAAAAGTCATCTCGCTTTTTGTCTAGCTGGGCCTTTAATGTAAAAAATAGGAAGTAAAAAGAATAGTGAAAAGATGTTAAATTGACCTCAGAATTTCTGGAAAgtcttctcaaaaaaataaaaatataaaaggtctGTGACCCCCTAGAAGAACTTACAGGCACTCAGCAACACCATATCCTTCCTGCTGATCCTGACTTTCTACAAAGGTCCCTTTCACCATGGGGGTGACCTTCAGAGCAGAGATTACTAGCTATATACTACACCTTTGGAGATAAACTCCTGCTTTTCAAACTGGACCAGTGATTGCATATGCAATAAATGTGGTTCAGCATAAGCCTGCTCATGATAACTAAGGCtaaaattttctttgcttttggccAAAATATCCAATCAGCCTGATAACAATGAGCATGGAATTTGATTAGAAGCTCTGATTGTTACTTATATGTATGTAATGAAATTATAGGGAAGAATATTAGTttattcatgaaagaaaaaagtttcaaTGCACCATAATAAAGTATATCATAATAAAATTGGTTCTTCTTATGATAATAACAAATAGTGTTTGTCACCATTTAAAAGTCTAGTAAAAATTGCTTTTCTCAAAATAAGCACCCATTTCATTTTCTAGTAGTACTTTACTTTCCAAGAGCCTAATCTGtataaacttaagaaaaaaattaccgcTAATTCCTTTTGAAATATATGGTCTATATCTTTCAAGGACCTCCTCATGAAGACTTCAATGGCCTCCTTCTCAATAGTCCTGTGCAGGTCCAGCAGCTCCTGGAGGGTTTCCGTGGGCAGCTGCAGCTTCTGGCCCATCTGCTGGTCATAGTGGGCAATGGCCTTTTTCACTGCAGCTGTGTTCTCGATCTCGGCCAAGGCCAGGACTGCATTCTCCATGCAGGGCAGATCCCCGCTATTGATGGCATTGACATAGGTCTGCACCAGGGTCTCTAGACCTACAAATAGAGAACAAATGATGATGTTTATTGTAGGAGGAGTGAGGAAACTTTCTATTCCATGCAATTCTGATGATGTCTATTACCAACCATTTGCCTTACAGCATCAATGTCCTCAGTATCACCTGAAAACTGGCTAAAAGTGCAGACTCTCAGCCTCTGCCCCAGTTCAACTGACTTAGACCCTCGTCTTTGGCAAGAGCCTCAGGTGGTACATATGCACATCAAAGGTTGAGAACCTCTGTTCTAGATAGCCTAGGCCTGTGTTAATTGAGTACATTTACTTCACCCCCAAGCATTGTTAGGACAGAAACCATATCTCTCTCATTTATGTCTGTATCATCAGCCCTGGTAGGTCCGTGGGAAACATTCGATTAATATTTGTGTAACAAATCAAAAGGAGTCCTCCATTTTGTTTATTCTAGCAGAGCATTGTCCagaagaactttctgtgatgatggaagtaTTCTATATGTGCTGTCCAGTGTGGTAGCCACTAGACATGTGGAGTATGAGCCCTTGAGACACAGCTGTGTGACCAGaatgttaaatttctttaattttaattagtttacatttaaatttagatAGCTGCACTTATCTAGTGACAACCATATTGGACAGGGCAGGTCCAGTTTACTAGGACAGTTTTAAGCTTTTAGAGCT encodes:
- the LOC137762393 gene encoding guanylate-binding protein 1-like, whose amino-acid sequence is MASEIHMSGPECLIENINGRLLVNPKALKILSAIQQPVVVVAIVGLYRTGKSYLMNKLAGKNKGFSLGSTVQSHTKGIWMWCVPHPKKPDHTLVLLDTEGLGDVEKGDNQNDSWIFALAILLSSTFVYNSMGTINQQAMDQLHYVTELTDRIRAKVSPEVDGVEDSADFVSFFPDFVWTLRDFSLDLEADGQSITADEYLENSLKLKKGTSQKDKNFNLPRLCIRKFFPKKKCFIFDRPTNRKKLGQLEKLCDDELDSEFVQQAAVFCSYIFRNSKTKTLSGGIKVNGPRLETLVQTYVNAINSGDLPCMENAVLALAEIENTAAVKKAIAHYDQQMGQKLQLPTETLQELLDLHRTIEKEAIEVFMRRSLKDIDHIFQKELAAQLDKKRDDFCNKNLKASSDHCSALLKDIFSPLEEGVKEGIYSKPGGYRLFIEKIQELKKKYLQEPRKGIQAEEILQEYLKSKESVSGAILQTDQTLSEKEKLIEVERVKAESAQAAAKMLEEMQIKNQQMMEQKEKSYQEHVQQLTKKMERDRAQLLEEQERTLSLKLQEQARLLQEGFQEENRRLHNEIQNLQKKMNKPRQQCCLS